One Deltaproteobacteria bacterium DNA window includes the following coding sequences:
- a CDS encoding KamA family radical SAM protein — MEEWVEQIRNQVNSLEKLEKYINVSDEERRAIEELQTRWGVTPYFASLMDKDDPNCPIRKQVIPSMKEQSNEFGMDNYLVWKENRATEEVRPDCIARQYHDRIAFTVVETCGIYCRHCFRKEMVVDQDLKLRMDVDEGLTWIAQHSEIRDVLITGGDPLLFSDDKLEYLITKLREIPHVQMIRIGSRLPIVLPHRITEGLKKAIGGFHKVPVWLNTQCNHPKEITEKTEKAIYELMSCGINTGNQAVLLRGINDDVDTFRELHQKLLRTRIRPYYVFYCEPAPGIDHFRTSVEKGAELIRDALRGHTTGLAQPMYVLATKIGKIPLMPDYYISEKNEKEYTLRNHMGETTKIPNLPE, encoded by the coding sequence TTGGAAGAATGGGTAGAACAGATACGGAATCAAGTAAATTCACTTGAGAAACTTGAAAAGTATATCAATGTATCGGATGAAGAAAGGCGGGCAATTGAAGAATTGCAAACCAGATGGGGTGTAACACCATATTTTGCATCGTTGATGGATAAGGATGACCCGAATTGTCCGATTCGTAAGCAGGTGATTCCATCAATGAAAGAACAGAGCAACGAATTCGGAATGGATAATTATCTGGTCTGGAAAGAAAATAGAGCAACCGAAGAAGTTCGCCCCGATTGCATTGCCCGTCAATATCATGATCGTATTGCTTTTACTGTTGTCGAAACCTGCGGTATTTATTGTCGGCATTGCTTCCGTAAGGAGATGGTTGTTGATCAGGATCTGAAACTGCGTATGGATGTAGACGAAGGGCTGACCTGGATTGCCCAACATAGCGAAATTCGTGATGTACTTATTACAGGTGGCGATCCGTTACTTTTTTCAGATGATAAACTCGAATACCTGATTACAAAACTTCGTGAGATTCCGCACGTCCAAATGATTCGTATAGGATCCCGTTTGCCTATTGTTCTGCCCCATCGAATTACAGAAGGTTTAAAAAAGGCTATTGGCGGTTTTCACAAGGTTCCCGTTTGGCTCAATACACAGTGTAATCACCCAAAAGAAATTACTGAAAAAACAGAGAAAGCAATTTACGAACTAATGAGCTGCGGTATCAATACCGGAAATCAAGCGGTCTTATTGAGAGGTATTAATGATGATGTAGATACATTTAGAGAGCTGCATCAGAAATTGCTGCGTACTCGCATCCGGCCCTATTATGTTTTTTACTGCGAACCTGCTCCTGGAATTGATCACTTCCGCACTTCTGTTGAAAAAGGAGCTGAGTTGATACGTGATGCATTACGTGGGCATACTACAGGTCTCGCACAGCCAATGTATGTATTGGCGACGAAAATTGGTAAGATCCCATTGATGCCTGATTACTATATTTCCGAAAAAAATGAAAAAGAATATACACTACGGAATCACATGGGAGAGACCACTAAAATACCTAATCTCCCTGAATAA